In Centropristis striata isolate RG_2023a ecotype Rhode Island chromosome 5, C.striata_1.0, whole genome shotgun sequence, a single genomic region encodes these proteins:
- the brpf3b gene encoding bromodomain and PHD finger-containing protein 3 isoform X3 — MRKPRRKGQVAAGGGNDVRKSNGTVSGRGGARQRSPSPYSLKASPNRETLSYSQAQKVVEVELDGRLHRISILEPLEVITEDEMMAQDISECNSNKENSEQSSSPASSAQTVRKPVTPRGRRKDSKIPPVKSPPPSKNHCPNSHLQTPEKLNASHHQHMTLPEPTFHVLETFTPVEAPPLPTAYYRYIERLAEDQEAEAEYDMDDEDTAWLEMVNAGRMSEGYSVVTPDTFELLIDRLEEEAYREARSRAPSQSAIDDDAFCCVCLDDECLNSNVILFCDSCNLAVHQECYGVPYIPEGQWLCRCCLQSAQKPVDCVLCPNRGGAFKQTSDGRWAHVVCAIWIPEVCFANTVFLEPVEGVNNIPPARWKLTCYLCKKKGRGASIQCHKANCYTAFHVTCAQRAGLFMKIDPVRETNVNGTTFSVKKTAFCEAHSPPGQEAVSDEESEGRVVGSRGRASRGRSAYKEGPTTPKKGRKSEDDAKTDKKKGKKNTESTAQQTSSPQVTVPQIPTSRLNIICKGILFQRKNQFMQRLHNYWLLKRQSRNGVPLVRRLHSNVQSQRNTEQPEVDEKVSAAREALRYWQKLRHDLEKARLLVELIRKREKLKREQVKVHQEALEMQLTPMLMLLRSTLDQLQEKDTAQIFAEPVNIKEVPDYLEFISQPMDFSTMRSKLESHAYRSVADLETDFNLMVSNCLLYNNKDTVFHRVALRLRDLGGAILRHAQRQATNTGLDLNTGMHLSESPKKRDFYSCTWEDVDSVLDPDNRLHMSVEEQLKELLEKMDFVSSMRCSGARTRRIRLLRREINTIRYRQGQHPRNSRHNGHLKDDDEDEDDEEDDEKDAKPDNGLSSSDKDLKSTSPPTLEPTGPAPPPRHGDPPLEPPTLRPITGEPLTSSWPCKRLKMDGDLSDSTTENINCTKAQERPVSPPPILHSEGQSIANGLPELSAPPRPVTGGVGRRTSVLFKKAKNGAKLFRERDNPLLNGKGQQDCNTSNASTAPNSTASTPSSTPLSTPSKTPQKSPGPPALHEQCTPSRDMCSDSELEKTPNHTLESGLTNGFTKHKDCGSDSEYSPCPVLHKEISSPPKRSLGKPALSKVPFLEIINGDSDYTGNGSQTSEDGTELEPLDLVWAKCRGYPSYPALVIDPEMPEEGLLHNGVPIPVPPKDVLCLGEQRQEETNERLYLVLFFDNKRTWQWLPRDKVTPLGADDTADKLRIMEARKSNIRKSVQVAYDRAMIHQSRVSHSQGFVASNYL; from the exons ATGAGGAAGCCACGTCGAAAAGGCCAGGTGGCCGCAGGAGGTGGGAATGATGTCAGGAAGTCTAATGGGACAGTCAGCGGGCGTGGGGGTGCCCGCCAACGATCCCCATCCCCCTATAGCCTCAAAGCATCTCCAAACAGAGAAACTCTGTCTTACTCCCAGGCCCAGAAGGTAGTAGAGGTGGAACTGGATGGTAGGCTTCACCGCATTTCTATTCTGGAGCCCTTGGAGGTCATCACTGAAGATGAGATGATGGCTCAGGACATTAGTGAGTGTAATAGCAACAAGGAGAACAGTGAGCAGTCATCATCTCCCGCCAGCAGTGCCCAAACAGTCCGCAAACCCGTCACACCCCGAGGCCGCAGGAAAGACTCCAAAATTCCTCCTGTCAAGTCACCACCACCTTCCAAGAACCACTGCCCCAATTCTCATTTACAAACGCCTGAAAAGTTAAATGCATCACACCATCAGCACATGACCCTACCTGAACCTACATTTCATGTGCTAGAAACCTTCACACCGGTCGAGGCACCTCCTCTGCCTACAGCATATTACCGTTACATTGAACGATTAGCTGAGGACCAGGAAGCTGAGGCAGAATATGACATGGATGACGAGGACACAGCCTGGCTGGAGATGGTCAATGCTGGCCGGATGTCAGAAGGTTACTCTGTTGTCACACCAGACACCTTTGAGCTGCTGATTGACCGGTTGGAGGAGGAGGCGTACCGGGAAGCCCGCAGCCGGGCACCCTCTCAGAGTGCTATTGACGACGATGCCTTCTGCTGCGTGTGCCTGGATGATGAGTGCCTCAACAGCAACGTCATCCTCTTCTGCGACTCCTGCAATCTGGCTGTGCATCAGGAATGTTACGGTGTGCCCTATATCCCCGAGGGCCAGTGGCTGTGCCGCTGCTGCCTGCAGTCTGCTCAGAAACCTGTTGACTGTGTTCTGTGTCCAAACCGTGGCGGCGCTTTCAAACAAACAAGTGATGGCCGCTGGGCCCATGTGGTCTGTGCTATCTGGATCCCTGAAGTATGCTTTGCCAACACAGTGTTTCTGGAACCAGTGGAAGGGGTCAATAACATCCCCCCGGCACGCTGGAAACTGACCTGCTACCTGTGCAAGAAGAAGGGTCGTGGTGCATCAATTCAGTGCCACAAGGCCAACTGTTACACAGCATTTCATGTCACATGTGCTCAGCGTGCTGGCCTGTTTATGAAGATTGATCCTGTGCGAGAGACAAACGTTAACGGAACCACGTTTTCTGTAAAGAAGACAGCATTCTGTGAGGCCCATTCACCACCCGGACAAGAGGCCGTCTCAGATGAGGAGAGTGAAGGGAGAGTGGTGGGCAGCAGAGGGAGGGCTAGTAGAGGACGGAGTGCCTACAAAGAGGGCCCTACAACACCGAAAAAAGGCAGGAAGTCTGAAGATGATGCCAAGACagataaaaagaaaggaaagaagaacACGGAGTCCACTGCACAAcagacttcttcaccacaaGTGACAGTGCCCCAGATACCCACAAGCAG GCTGAACATCATCTGTAAAGGAATCCTCTTTCAGAGGAAAAACCAGTTCATGCAGCGGCTGCATAACTACTGGCTACTGAAGCGTCAGTCAAGGAATGGTGTGCCGCTGGTCCGGCGTCTGCACTCTAACGTCCAATCCCAAAGGAATACTGAACAG CCTGAAGTGGACGAGAAGGTTTCCGCTGCAAGAGAAGCACTGAGATATTGGCAGAAGTTGCGGCATGATCTTGAAAAAGCCAGGCTGTTGGTGGAACTCATCCGCAAGAGGGAGAAACTCAAACGAGAACAG GTCAAAGTTCACCAGGAAGCTCTTGAGATGCAGTTGACACCAATGTTGATGCTGCTCCGTTCCACACTCGACCAACTACAGGAGAAGGACACAGCCCAGATCTTTGCAGAGCCAGTCAACATTAAAGAG GTCCCAGACTACCTGGAGTTCATCAGCCAGCCCATGGACTTTTCCACTATGCGCTCTAAGCTGGAGAGTCATGCTTATCGCTCAGTGGCTGATCTGGAGACTGACTTCAACCTGATGGTGTCCAACTGCCTCCTCTACAATAACAAGGACACGGTCTTCCACCGGGTAGCGCTGCGTCTTAGAGACTTAGGGGGAGCCATACTGCGCCATGCTCAACGCCAAGCCACAAACACCGGCCTGGACCTGAACACTGGCATGCACCTCTCAGAGTCACCCAAAAAACGAGACTTTTACAGCTGCACCTGGGAGGATG TTGACAGTGTGCTGGATCCGGACAACCGGCTTCATATGTCAGTGGAGGAACAGCTAAAGGAGCTGTTGGAAAAGATGGACTTTGTCAGCTCCATGAGATGCAGCGGCGCCCGAACTCGACGTATCCGTCTGCTTCGCCGTGAGATCAACACCATCCGCTACAGGCAGGGCCAACACCCCCGCAACAGCCGTCACAACGGACACCTgaaggatgatgatgaggaCGAGGACGATGAGGAAGATGACGAGAAAGACGCCAAGCCAGACAACGGCCTTTCGTCTTCAGACAAAG ACCTCAAATCCACTTCGCCCCCGACACTGGAACCTACAGGGCCGGCCCCTCCTCCAAGGCATGGGGACCCACCTCTGGAGCCTCCCACCCTGCGGCCAATCACAGGGGAGCCCCTGACCTCCAGCTGGCCCTGCAAACGCCTAAAGATGGACGGTGACCTCTCAGACAGCACCACAGAGAACATTAATTGCACTAAAGCACAGGAGCGGCCGGTGTCGCCGCCACCTATTTTGCACAGCGAAGGACAGTCGATAGCTAATGGCCTGCCAGAGCTCAGCGCCCCACCACGGCCCGTCACTGGGGGTGTTGGACGACGAACCTCTGTATTGttcaaaaaggcaaaaaatggaGCTAAGctgttcagagagagagacaatccTTTGCTGAACGGGAAGGGGCAGCAGGACTGCAATACAAGCAATGCCTCAACAGCACCCAACTCCACAGCCAGTACCCCATCCTCCACACCTTTATCCACTCCATCCAAGACCCCACAGAAGAGCCCTGGACCCCCCGCCCTCCATGAACAATGTACCCCCAGTCGAGACATGTGCTCAGATAGTGAGCTGGAGAAGACACCAAATCATACACTGGAAAGTG GACTAACCAACGGCTTCACCAAGCACAAAGACTGCGGGTCCGACTCTGAGTACAGCCCTTGTCCAGTCCTGCACAAAGAAAT CAGCTCACCACCCAAAAGAAGCCTCGGGAAACCAGCTCTTTCCAAAGTTCCCTTTCTGGAGATCATCAATGGAGACTCGGACTACACTG GAAACGGCAGCCAAACGTCTGAGGATGGGACAGAGCTGGAGCCTCTAGATCTGGTGTGGGCCAAGTGTCGGGGATATCCCTCCTACCCTGCTCTG GTCATCGACCCAGAGATGCCCGAGGAGGGCCTGCTGCACAACGGGGTGCCCATCCCTGTCCCACCCAAAGACGTCCTCTGTCTGGGGGAGCAGAGGCAGGAGGAGACCAACGAGAGGCTCTACCTGGTGCTCTTCTTTGACAACAAGCGGACATG GCAATGGCTCCCACGTGACAAGGTGACACCCTTGGGTGCGGACGACACCGCAGACAAGCTGCGTATAATGGAGGCCCGCAAGTCCAACATCCGCAAGTCTGTCCAGGTGGCGTACGACCGCGCCATGATCCACCAGAGCAGGGTCAGCCACAGCCAAGGCTTTGTGGCCTCCAACTACCTGTAG